In a genomic window of Prochlorococcus marinus subsp. marinus str. CCMP1375:
- a CDS encoding DCC1-like thiol-disulfide oxidoreductase family protein, translating to MDSKLVFIYDGECPFCKHFAELLELKSGLPDISILNARENLPEITSLLNRGYDIDNGAILLKDEEVLHGANAINWICSRIDKPSDSLLKILSIVFFSKKRTNFIFPLLIIARRFALLLKGVSRKLIC from the coding sequence ATGGACTCTAAGCTTGTTTTTATTTACGATGGGGAGTGTCCATTTTGCAAGCATTTTGCTGAATTGCTTGAATTAAAAAGTGGTCTACCTGATATTTCCATCCTAAACGCAAGAGAGAATTTGCCTGAAATAACTTCTTTATTAAATAGAGGCTATGATATTGATAATGGTGCAATTCTTCTTAAAGATGAAGAAGTTTTGCATGGGGCAAATGCTATTAATTGGATTTGTAGCCGCATTGATAAGCCTTCAGATTCATTATTGAAAATTCTTTCTATTGTTTTTTTCTCAAAGAAGCGAACAAATTTCATTTTCCCATTGCTTATTATTGCGCGAAGATTTGCACTTCTTTTGAAAGGTGTTTCTAGAAAGTTGATTTGCTGA
- a CDS encoding GIY-YIG nuclease family protein: protein MSGYVYLIRNKDLYKIGVTQNIKKRMNVLKPDEIIKVLSTNQYEQLERKLHKKFKDVRIPQSEYFRLSECQLKVCKNDLSISSYRRARCSPWLIGVVAGLISPITSIVWGFRQKSWKLAVMPISTVAIASFFYGPFDFNERVKHLFNAGGGLIALKIAKSNKDKAI from the coding sequence GTGAGTGGGTATGTCTATCTAATCCGAAATAAGGACCTGTACAAAATCGGTGTGACTCAGAATATTAAAAAGAGAATGAATGTTCTTAAACCAGATGAAATTATAAAAGTCCTATCTACAAATCAATATGAACAACTAGAAAGGAAGTTACATAAAAAATTCAAGGACGTTCGAATTCCTCAAAGTGAATACTTCAGATTAAGCGAATGCCAATTAAAAGTCTGTAAAAATGACTTGTCTATTTCTTCTTATAGAAGGGCTAGATGTAGTCCATGGCTGATTGGAGTGGTAGCAGGTTTAATTTCACCTATAACTTCCATTGTCTGGGGGTTCCGGCAGAAATCATGGAAATTAGCGGTCATGCCCATATCAACAGTTGCTATAGCAAGTTTCTTCTATGGACCTTTTGATTTCAATGAAAGAGTAAAGCATTTATTTAATGCCGGAGGTGGATTAATTGCTCTAAAAATTGCAAAGAGCAATAAGGATAAGGCCATTTAA